Proteins encoded within one genomic window of Pseudomonas cannabina:
- a CDS encoding DUF58 domain-containing protein: protein MKQTLRPSVTLLRWLGGLTGAALLLGTLHALGIDYPAQIDSLYRGALLVLTIAGLLDAFWLIRQASPQVQRHLPGSLALDRWNEARLDVEQHSSRPLTIRVFDHLPHGLEWENLPQSLTLLPGEKGQFGYRLRPTSRGHFVFERCEISLPGRLRLWTTRRYLALHSTTRVYPDFARLYGGQLLAVDNWISQLGVRQLQRRGLGMEFNQLREFREGDSLRQIDWKATARQRTPIAREYQDERDQQIVFMLDCGRRMRSQDGELSHFDHALNACLLLSYVALRQGDSVGLATFAGDEDRYLSPVKGSGQLNLLLNTVYDLQTTRRTADYSAAVRQLMIRHKRRSLIVLVTNLRDEDDDELLAAVRQLSRQHRVLVASLREEVLDSLRQSPVQTYDQALDYCGTMSFLNARAALHERMSAQGVAIMDARPRELGPQLITRYLSWKKAGTL, encoded by the coding sequence GTGAAACAGACCCTGCGGCCGTCGGTGACGTTGCTCCGTTGGCTCGGAGGGCTGACGGGTGCTGCGTTGCTGCTCGGCACACTGCATGCGCTGGGCATCGACTATCCGGCACAGATCGACAGCCTGTATCGGGGCGCTTTACTGGTGCTGACGATTGCCGGCCTGCTCGACGCCTTCTGGCTGATTCGCCAGGCCTCGCCGCAGGTGCAGCGTCATCTTCCGGGAAGCCTGGCGCTGGATCGCTGGAACGAGGCTCGGCTCGACGTCGAGCAGCACAGTTCCAGGCCGCTGACGATACGCGTTTTCGACCACCTGCCCCATGGTCTGGAATGGGAAAACCTGCCGCAATCCCTGACGCTGCTGCCGGGCGAAAAAGGCCAGTTCGGCTATCGGCTGCGCCCGACGAGCCGGGGGCATTTTGTGTTCGAGCGCTGTGAAATCAGCCTGCCCGGACGTTTGCGGCTGTGGACCACCCGGCGCTATCTGGCTTTGCACAGCACAACCCGCGTCTACCCGGATTTCGCTCGTCTCTATGGCGGGCAACTGCTGGCGGTGGACAACTGGATCAGCCAGCTCGGTGTGCGGCAGTTGCAACGTCGCGGGTTGGGCATGGAATTCAATCAGTTGCGCGAATTTCGCGAAGGCGACAGCCTGCGCCAGATCGACTGGAAAGCCACCGCGCGTCAACGCACCCCCATCGCTCGCGAGTATCAGGATGAGCGCGATCAGCAAATCGTCTTCATGCTCGATTGCGGACGCCGTATGCGCAGCCAGGATGGCGAGCTGTCGCATTTCGATCACGCACTCAATGCCTGCCTGCTGTTGAGCTATGTCGCGTTGCGCCAGGGCGACTCGGTAGGCCTGGCAACTTTTGCTGGCGATGAGGACCGCTACCTGTCGCCCGTCAAAGGCTCGGGGCAACTCAACCTGTTGCTCAATACGGTCTATGACTTGCAGACCACCCGGCGTACGGCCGATTACAGCGCAGCCGTTCGTCAACTGATGATCCGACACAAAAGACGCTCGCTGATCGTACTGGTCACTAACTTGCGCGACGAAGACGACGACGAACTCCTGGCGGCGGTCAGGCAACTGAGTCGCCAGCATCGGGTGCTGGTTGCCAGTCTGAGAGAGGAAGTGCTCGACAGCCTGCGCCAGTCGCCAGTGCAAACCTATGATCAGGCGCTCGACTACTGTGGGACGATGAGTTTCCTCAATGCCCGGGCGGCGCTTCATGAGCGGATGAGTGCCCAAGGCGTGGCGATCATGGATGCGCGTCCAAGGGAACTGGGGCCGCAATTGATCACTCGCTACCTGAGCTGGAAGAAGGCAGGAACGCTATAG
- a CDS encoding fumarate hydratase produces the protein MTVIKQDDLIQSVADALQFISYYHPVDFIQAMHEAYLREESPAARDSIAQILINSRMCATGHRPICQDTGIVTVFVRVGMDVRWDGATMGLDDMINEGVRRAYNLPENVLRASILADPAGARKNTKDNTPAVIHYSIVPGNTVEVDVAAKGGGSENKSKMAMLNPSDSIVDWVLKTVPTMGAGWCPPGMLGIGIGGTAEKAAVMAKEVLMESIDIHELKARGPQNRIEEMRLELFEKVNQLGIGAQGLGGLTTVLDVKIMDYPTHAASLPVCMIPNCAATRHAHFVLDGSGPASLEAPPLDAYPEIVWEAGPSARRVDLDTLTPEDVQSWKPGETVLLNGKMLTGRDAAHKRMVEMLNKGETLPVDLKGRFIYYVGPVDPVREEVVGPAGPTTATRMDKFTRQILDQTGLLGMIGKSERGPTAIEAIREHKAVYLMAVGGAAYLVAQAIKKSRVVAFAELGMEAIYEFEVKDMPVTVAVDSTGESVHITGPQIWQKKISDSLAVEVQ, from the coding sequence ATGACCGTGATCAAGCAAGACGACCTGATTCAGAGCGTTGCAGACGCCCTGCAGTTCATATCCTATTACCACCCCGTGGATTTCATCCAGGCCATGCACGAGGCGTATCTGCGTGAAGAGTCGCCTGCCGCCCGCGACTCCATCGCCCAGATCCTGATCAACTCGCGCATGTGCGCGACCGGTCATCGCCCGATCTGTCAGGACACCGGCATCGTCACCGTTTTCGTGCGCGTCGGTATGGACGTTCGCTGGGACGGCGCCACCATGGGCCTGGACGACATGATCAACGAAGGTGTGCGTCGCGCCTACAACCTGCCTGAAAACGTCTTGCGCGCCTCCATCCTCGCCGACCCGGCAGGCGCTCGCAAAAACACCAAGGACAACACCCCGGCGGTCATCCACTACTCCATTGTCCCGGGTAACACCGTGGAAGTAGACGTCGCAGCAAAAGGCGGCGGTTCGGAAAACAAATCGAAGATGGCGATGCTCAACCCGTCCGATTCGATCGTCGACTGGGTACTGAAAACAGTGCCGACCATGGGCGCTGGCTGGTGCCCGCCGGGCATGCTCGGCATCGGCATCGGCGGCACGGCTGAAAAAGCCGCCGTCATGGCCAAGGAAGTGCTGATGGAATCCATCGACATTCATGAGCTGAAAGCCCGCGGCCCGCAGAACCGTATCGAAGAGATGCGTCTGGAGCTGTTCGAGAAGGTCAACCAGCTGGGCATCGGTGCTCAGGGCCTTGGCGGTCTGACCACCGTGCTCGACGTCAAGATCATGGATTACCCGACCCACGCCGCCTCGCTGCCGGTGTGCATGATCCCCAACTGCGCCGCCACCCGTCACGCCCACTTCGTGCTCGACGGCTCCGGCCCGGCTTCGCTGGAAGCACCACCGCTGGATGCCTACCCGGAAATCGTCTGGGAAGCCGGCCCGTCGGCCCGCCGCGTCGATCTCGACACCCTGACCCCGGAAGACGTGCAAAGCTGGAAGCCGGGCGAAACCGTGCTGCTCAACGGCAAGATGCTCACCGGTCGCGACGCTGCGCACAAACGCATGGTCGAGATGCTCAACAAGGGCGAAACCCTGCCGGTAGACCTCAAGGGCCGCTTCATCTACTACGTTGGCCCGGTTGACCCGGTACGCGAAGAAGTCGTCGGCCCTGCTGGCCCGACCACGGCCACGCGGATGGACAAATTCACCCGCCAGATCCTCGACCAGACCGGCCTGCTGGGCATGATCGGCAAATCCGAACGCGGCCCGACCGCCATCGAAGCCATTCGTGAGCACAAGGCGGTGTACCTGATGGCCGTTGGCGGCGCTGCTTATCTGGTGGCTCAAGCGATCAAGAAATCCAGAGTCGTGGCCTTCGCCGAGCTGGGCATGGAAGCGATCTACGAGTTCGAGGTCAAGGACATGCCTGTGACCGTTGCCGTAGACAGCACCGGTGAGTCTGTTCACATCACCGGCCCGCAGATCTGGCAGAAGAAGATCAGCGACAGCCTGGCGGTGGAAGTGCAGTAG
- the pyk gene encoding pyruvate kinase, whose product MTVRRTKIVATLGPASNSPEIIEQLILSGLDVARLNFSHGTPDEHKARAKLIREIAARHGRFVALLGDLQGPKIRIAKFTDKRIELKVGDKFTFSTAHPLTSGNQQIVGIDYPDLVKDCGVGDELLLDDGRVVMRVDTQTAHELHCTVLIGGPLSDHKGINRRGGGLTAPALTEKDKQDIKLAAEMDLDYLAVSFPRDAADMEYARQLRDESGGTAWLVAKIERAEAVANDEVLDALIRASDAVMVARGDLGVEIGDAELVGVQKRIILHARRHNKAVIVATQMMESMISSPMPTRAEVSDVANAVLDYTDAVMLSAESAAGSYPVEAVQAMARICVGAEKHPTGKTSSHRIGHSFTRCDESIALAAMYTANHFPGVKAIIALTESGYTPLIMSRIRSSVPIYAFSPHRGTQARAAMFRGVYTVPFDPANLPPGQVSQAAVDELLKRGLVEQGDWVILTKGDSYHTIGGTNGMKILHVGDPLV is encoded by the coding sequence ATGACCGTACGCCGCACCAAAATCGTCGCCACACTTGGCCCTGCCAGCAACTCGCCGGAAATCATCGAGCAACTGATCCTCTCGGGTCTGGACGTTGCCCGTCTGAATTTCTCCCACGGCACCCCGGATGAGCACAAGGCTCGCGCCAAACTGATCCGTGAGATTGCCGCCAGACACGGGCGCTTCGTCGCTCTGCTGGGTGACCTGCAGGGTCCGAAAATCCGTATTGCGAAGTTCACCGACAAACGAATCGAGCTGAAGGTCGGTGACAAGTTCACCTTCTCCACCGCTCATCCGCTGACCAGTGGCAACCAGCAAATCGTGGGTATCGACTACCCGGATCTGGTCAAGGATTGCGGCGTAGGCGACGAGCTGTTGCTCGACGACGGTCGCGTGGTCATGCGCGTCGACACCCAGACCGCACACGAACTGCACTGCACGGTGCTGATCGGCGGTCCGCTGTCCGACCATAAAGGCATCAACCGTCGCGGTGGCGGTCTGACGGCCCCGGCGCTGACCGAGAAAGACAAGCAGGACATCAAGCTCGCTGCCGAAATGGATCTGGACTATCTGGCCGTTTCCTTTCCGCGCGATGCCGCTGATATGGAATATGCCCGCCAGTTGCGTGACGAATCCGGTGGCACCGCCTGGCTGGTCGCCAAGATCGAACGGGCTGAAGCCGTCGCCAACGACGAAGTGCTTGACGCACTGATTCGCGCCAGCGATGCCGTCATGGTTGCCCGTGGCGACCTGGGTGTCGAAATCGGTGACGCCGAACTGGTCGGTGTTCAGAAACGCATCATTCTGCACGCACGTCGCCACAACAAGGCGGTGATCGTCGCGACGCAAATGATGGAGTCGATGATCTCCAGCCCCATGCCGACCCGCGCCGAAGTGTCCGACGTGGCCAACGCCGTGCTCGATTACACCGACGCCGTCATGCTCTCGGCAGAAAGCGCTGCGGGTTCTTACCCTGTTGAAGCCGTACAGGCCATGGCACGTATCTGCGTCGGCGCTGAAAAGCACCCGACCGGCAAAACGTCCAGCCACCGTATCGGCCACTCGTTCACGCGTTGCGATGAAAGCATCGCGCTGGCCGCCATGTACACCGCCAACCACTTCCCTGGCGTGAAGGCGATCATCGCACTGACCGAAAGCGGCTACACCCCGCTGATCATGTCGCGCATTCGCTCCTCGGTGCCGATCTACGCGTTTTCCCCGCACCGTGGCACTCAGGCGCGCGCGGCGATGTTCCGTGGCGTCTACACCGTGCCGTTCGACCCGGCAAACCTGCCGCCTGGCCAGGTCAGCCAGGCCGCCGTCGACGAACTGCTCAAGCGCGGGCTGGTCGAGCAAGGCGACTGGGTCATCCTGACCAAGGGTGACAGCTACCACACCATCGGCGGCACCAACGGCATGAAAATCCTGCACGTTGGCGACCCATTGGTCTGA
- a CDS encoding phospholipase D-like domain-containing protein → MASAIFPWRENNRFQLLIDGPAFFPRMIAAIDRAEQQVDLELYLVEAGACADAIVRALVEAGRRGVMVRCLFDDFGSKAFDAGLRQQLTDAGVILRFYNPIHWRRGVRNLYRDHRKILVVDKALAVVGGTGVTDEFWEPDKDVSQWHEVMVEITGPLVLDWQALFDRQFHANALRFAWRPKQNFGLRQLPNMPTSGEGLGRVAYADSRQHRDILQSLVRTLHSGQKRVWLATPYFLPTWKVRRALRSAAARGVDVRLLLTGPRTDHPSVRYAGHRYYPRLLRAGVKVFEYQPCFLHLKMVLIDDWVSIGSCNFDHWNLHFNLEANLEGIDPGLTRDVVASFEKDFALSAEITLEDWKARPLWRRVKQRLWGWIDRLVVNLLDQRN, encoded by the coding sequence ATGGCCAGCGCGATTTTTCCGTGGCGTGAAAACAACCGTTTCCAATTATTGATCGACGGCCCGGCATTCTTTCCGCGCATGATCGCGGCGATCGATCGCGCCGAGCAGCAGGTAGACCTTGAACTGTACCTGGTCGAAGCCGGGGCCTGCGCCGATGCCATCGTGCGGGCGCTGGTCGAGGCGGGGCGGCGTGGCGTGATGGTCCGCTGTCTGTTCGATGACTTCGGCTCGAAAGCCTTCGATGCCGGGCTGCGCCAGCAACTGACGGATGCCGGGGTGATCCTGCGCTTCTATAACCCGATTCACTGGCGGCGTGGCGTGCGCAATCTGTACCGTGACCATCGCAAGATTCTGGTCGTGGACAAAGCTCTGGCAGTGGTGGGTGGCACCGGGGTGACCGATGAATTCTGGGAGCCGGACAAAGACGTCAGTCAGTGGCATGAGGTCATGGTGGAGATTACCGGGCCGCTGGTGCTGGACTGGCAGGCGCTGTTCGACCGGCAATTCCATGCCAATGCGCTGCGCTTTGCCTGGCGCCCGAAGCAAAACTTCGGCCTGCGGCAGTTACCGAACATGCCGACGTCCGGGGAAGGGCTGGGACGGGTGGCTTATGCCGATTCCCGTCAGCACCGCGACATTCTGCAGTCGCTGGTGCGTACCTTGCACAGCGGCCAGAAGCGCGTCTGGCTCGCCACACCGTATTTCCTGCCCACCTGGAAAGTCCGTCGCGCCCTGCGCAGCGCGGCGGCGCGTGGCGTCGATGTGCGGCTGCTGCTGACCGGCCCGCGCACTGACCACCCGTCCGTGCGCTACGCTGGTCACCGCTACTACCCGCGCCTACTGCGTGCCGGTGTCAAAGTCTTCGAATACCAGCCGTGTTTTCTGCACCTGAAAATGGTGCTGATCGACGACTGGGTGAGTATCGGCTCGTGCAACTTCGATCACTGGAACCTGCACTTCAACCTGGAAGCCAACCTCGAAGGCATCGATCCGGGCCTGACCCGGGACGTGGTTGCCAGTTTCGAAAAAGACTTCGCCCTGAGCGCCGAAATCACCCTGGAAGACTGGAAAGCCAGACCCCTGTGGCGGCGTGTCAAGCAGCGCCTGTGGGGCTGGATCGACCGGCTGGTGGTGAATTTGCTGGATCAGCGGAATTGA
- a CDS encoding YceI family protein: protein MLNTIRLLLVMLAAVALPAHANWYLDNESSRLSFTSTKDSDIAEVHRFLVLHGKVSNKGLAQVQVEMDSVSTGIPMRDERLREQVFQVHNFPFAQINAQLDMRPINDLAPGAQLELRLPLSVSLRDKTHTYNAELLVTRLDDRRFQVVTLKPLVVHAQDFDLLPDFTALRKTAGLSAVSLSVPVGAVLIFTAR, encoded by the coding sequence ATGCTCAACACAATTCGTCTGCTGCTGGTCATGCTGGCCGCAGTGGCGTTACCTGCCCATGCCAACTGGTATCTGGATAACGAGTCTTCACGACTCTCTTTCACTTCAACCAAAGACTCCGACATCGCCGAAGTGCACCGCTTTCTGGTGCTGCACGGCAAGGTCAGCAACAAAGGGCTGGCGCAAGTGCAGGTCGAGATGGACTCGGTCAGCACCGGCATTCCGATGCGCGACGAGCGCCTTCGTGAGCAGGTGTTTCAGGTCCACAACTTTCCTTTCGCGCAGATCAACGCGCAGCTGGACATGCGACCGATCAACGACCTCGCCCCCGGTGCGCAACTGGAACTGCGCTTGCCGCTGTCCGTGAGCCTGCGCGACAAGACCCATACCTACAACGCTGAGTTGCTGGTGACGCGTCTCGACGATCGCCGCTTTCAGGTGGTGACGCTGAAGCCGCTGGTGGTCCATGCACAGGATTTCGATCTGCTGCCGGACTTCACCGCCTTGCGCAAAACGGCGGGATTGTCAGCGGTCAGCCTGTCGGTGCCCGTGGGCGCTGTGCTGATTTTCACGGCGCGCTGA
- a CDS encoding tetratricopeptide repeat protein, which produces MRIVTIVVLLIALGGCNRWAMNSNLDHAYRAYQEGDCDRVMLDLSKIERQSRERRYVQPEVSMLRAQCLERQKLYVDAAQTYQFLLTQYPQSEYAYRARARLDTLAQLGHYPQAQPVRVMPAPRSPVSK; this is translated from the coding sequence ATGCGTATTGTAACGATTGTTGTATTACTGATTGCGCTCGGCGGCTGCAATCGCTGGGCAATGAACTCCAACCTGGATCATGCCTACCGCGCTTATCAGGAAGGCGATTGCGATCGGGTGATGCTCGATTTGTCCAAGATCGAGCGTCAGAGCCGTGAGCGGCGTTATGTGCAGCCGGAGGTTTCGATGCTCCGCGCGCAGTGCCTGGAGCGTCAGAAATTGTATGTGGATGCTGCACAGACCTACCAATTCCTTCTAACGCAGTACCCACAAAGTGAATATGCTTACCGCGCACGGGCCAGACTCGACACGCTGGCGCAGCTCGGTCACTACCCCCAGGCCCAGCCCGTCAGAGTAATGCCTGCTCCGCGCAGTCCCGTTTCAAAATAA
- a CDS encoding iron-sulfur-binding ferredoxin reductase, which produces MPQLHVGERSWSVPSAGNLLDALNHVGVPVPYSCRAGSCHACLVRCVKGEPDDALPEALPAEKRQQGWRLACQCRVVEDLTVEVFDPQRDGLPAKVVGCDWLGPTVLRLRLEPARPLRYGAGQHQVLWTEGGIARPYSLASLPGEDAFLEFHIDCGLPGAFRDAARQLQIGDDLRLGELRGGALRYDPDWQDKPLLLLAAGTGLGPLWGVLREALRQEHQGSIRLIHLARDRHEHYLADELQALAERYPQLLVQLITAQTLQTTLAELRLLSRHAMALLCGSADSVEMFAKRLYLAGLPRNRLLADVFVARE; this is translated from the coding sequence ATGCCTCAATTGCATGTGGGTGAGCGTAGCTGGTCGGTGCCATCGGCCGGCAATCTGCTCGACGCCCTTAACCATGTCGGTGTGCCGGTTCCTTACAGTTGTCGTGCCGGCAGTTGTCATGCGTGTCTGGTGCGCTGTGTAAAAGGTGAGCCTGACGACGCGTTGCCCGAAGCCTTGCCCGCTGAAAAGCGTCAGCAGGGCTGGCGCCTTGCCTGCCAGTGCCGAGTGGTCGAGGACCTGACGGTCGAGGTGTTCGATCCGCAACGCGACGGTTTGCCCGCGAAGGTTGTCGGCTGCGACTGGCTTGGCCCCACAGTGCTGCGCTTGCGGCTCGAACCGGCACGCCCGCTGCGCTACGGCGCAGGCCAGCATCAGGTGTTGTGGACGGAAGGTGGTATTGCACGACCCTACTCGCTGGCCAGTCTTCCGGGCGAGGATGCGTTTCTGGAATTTCATATCGATTGTGGTTTGCCCGGTGCCTTCCGTGATGCCGCCCGTCAGTTGCAGATCGGTGACGACTTGCGACTCGGCGAACTGCGTGGCGGGGCGCTGCGCTATGACCCTGACTGGCAGGACAAGCCGTTGCTGCTGTTGGCAGCCGGCACCGGTCTCGGGCCTTTGTGGGGCGTGCTGCGCGAGGCGTTGCGTCAGGAGCATCAAGGCAGTATCCGCCTGATTCATCTGGCTCGTGACCGTCATGAACATTACCTGGCTGACGAGTTACAGGCCTTGGCTGAGCGTTATCCACAGCTGCTGGTTCAACTGATCACCGCGCAGACTCTACAGACAACCTTGGCCGAGCTGCGCCTGTTGTCGCGGCATGCCATGGCGCTGTTGTGTGGCAGTGCCGACAGCGTGGAGATGTTTGCCAAGCGTTTGTATCTGGCAGGGCTGCCGCGTAATCGACTGCTGGCGGATGTGTTTGTGGCGCGGGAGTAA